Part of the Vanacampus margaritifer isolate UIUO_Vmar chromosome 12, RoL_Vmar_1.0, whole genome shotgun sequence genome, GACAAAGAGTCAAAAATATAAGGGTATTACATACTTCGCGTATGAAGATGAGAGTAGCCGTGACACAGATTGACCCGCACGTGTTTTCCAGCGTCATCAGCTGTCCGATAACCATGAACATAACACATGGGTTGGGGCGTGGCTTCCGCCTGACGTCAGAGCGGGCGGGCCGGGGACAGGCTGGGAACAGTGAGCGTCGCCATGCACGACCTGCGGGCCGACAGCTAGCTTGCAGAATGCCCCATGAAGACCTCGACGCAAGCCGTTTCGCTCGCTCCGGGCAACACGCTGTCGCGTGATTTCTCAGACTCAACATGTGGAGAAGTAGCGGATGTTATGGAACGAACGGCTTTTAAGTTTTATTCCAGGGTTTCGCTCGGCGTAGCGTGGCAAGAGGCGGTGGACCGCTTCCAAAGTTGTCGGTTAGCAGGGCGCGTGTGAAGGATTGGAATTAAAGGCGCCGCGCACCCGTTGTTAGCGGCAAACATGGAGAAGCAACAGACCGACTTGGAGCGAGAGCGCCAGTACTGTGAACTTTGTGGGAAAATGGAGAACCTTTTGAAGTGCGGTAGGTGTCGGAACTCCTTCTACTGCAGCAAGGAGCACCAAAAACAGCACTGGAAAGAACACAAGCGCATTTGTAAGGAGGCGGAGAAGACGCAGCCTCCCAAACAGAAGCCCGAACCCGAGCAACCGCCCGGGGATGAAAAGGCGCCGGAGAAATGCACGAAGAAGAACAGCCCCGAGCAAGCGGACACCAGTGAGCCTTCGGCACAAACTACAAACACGGAGCCGGCGCAGGCGGTTGGAGAGCAAGCGGCGGAGGAGGGTTCCAACGACACCACACCTAACGGACAAACGAGTTCATCCCCGCAGAAACTGGCCACGGAGTACGTCATCCCGTGCATGAACAAGCACGGCATCTGCGTGGTGGACAACTTCATGGGCGAGGAGACCGGCCTGAGCATCCTGGAGGACGTCAAGGCCCTGCACAAAACCGGCCGCTTCACGGACGGCCAGGTGGTCAGTCAAAAAAGTGACTCCACTAAAGACATCCGTGGGGACAAAATCA contains:
- the egln1a gene encoding egl nine homolog 1 isoform X2, which translates into the protein MEKQQTDLERERQYCELCGKMENLLKCGRCRNSFYCSKEHQKQHWKEHKRICKEAEKTQPPKQKPEPEQPPGDEKAPEKCTKKNSPEQADTSEPSAQTTNTEPAQAVGEQAAEEGSNDTTPNGQTSSSPQKLATEYVIPCMNKHGICVVDNFMGEETGLSILEDVKALHKTGRFTDGQVVSQKSDSTKDIRGDKITWVDGKEAGCEKIRFLTSRMDDLVRHCNGKLGNYAINGRTKEHGGLLRIFPEGKAQFADIEPRFDRLLFFWSDRRNPHEVQPAFATRYAITVWYFDADERARAKEKYLTGAGEKGVKVDLGKPSDPS
- the egln1a gene encoding egl nine homolog 1 isoform X1; its protein translation is MEKQQTDLERERQYCELCGKMENLLKCGRCRNSFYCSKEHQKQHWKEHKRICKEAEKTQPPKQKPEPEQPPGDEKAPEKCTKKNSPEQADTSEPSAQTTNTEPAQAVGEQAAEEGSNDTTPNGQTSSSPQKLATEYVIPCMNKHGICVVDNFMGEETGLSILEDVKALHKTGRFTDGQVVSQKSDSTKDIRGDKITWVDGKEAGCEKIRFLTSRMDDLVRHCNGKLGNYAINGRTKAMVACYPGNGTGYVRHVDNPNGDGRCVTCIYYLNKDWSAKEHGGLLRIFPEGKAQFADIEPRFDRLLFFWSDRRNPHEVQPAFATRYAITVWYFDADERARAKEKYLTGAGEKGVKVDLGKPSDPS